The genomic segment ActgtattttgaaattctttctaTGAAGGTAGTAAAAAAGGTAATAGCATTTGCTAAACAAATGAAAGTAGTCcacttttagtatttttcttcccTTAGGAAACTGAGCATGAACTGAAAATTTAATGAATAAGCCACATGACCTATGACAGGCTTTTCTAAAGAGGTCAATTATTTCAGGTATTagttataaaaatagaattcccaATACATAGAAAAATGACAAGCTTAAACTAGCCTCATTAACTTGAGTGATGGAATTAAAATCCTCAAGAAAAGAGGTCTGTCCTTTTGTTTGTTCGTTTAAGTTCCCAGCAGAtatcacagtgcctggaacacagtaagtgctctatttctttaaagaatatatatttctttctctcatcaCTTTGGGATAGGCCAAGAATTTATTACCAACTACACAACTTCAAATTTCAGAAAAAGTAtacctaaaatataaattttactcaTATATTCTTACCTTATGTTGTAAAGAGGTTGTGTCTGATGGACCACTATGTTGCATTTTGGACATCTGTTGCTATAGTAAAAGTGTCTTACAATGCAGCTTTTACAAACTGTTGAAAAAGGACATGTTTAAGTTAGAATGCTTTCAAGAcatttcaaaaactaaatatattatttGGAAATGCTTTCAAGACATTCAAAAGCTATATTATTTGGAAATGCTTACATGTATGAAGACATTCTGTAATGGTAGTTGCATCTATTAAGTAACCTTTGCAAATGGAACACAAGATGTATGGGGTCAGCTCAGAAAGGTTAATCAGGCGCTGCAAATGCAAtggaaatggttttaaaatacaaGTCCTTGCCTTCTCAAACTAATACCAATAAAGTGTAGCTTACTTTGCAACATGGAAACTTGTTACAGTACCTACAACTCTTCAGAATACTCTCAAAGTTACAATAATAACACAACATAAACCGATGTTTCAAAAAGCTTTCACTCTTTGGATATATTGTATATTGCCAGATAAATGGCATCCTACTTTATGAATTACTGCGAAGTGGACAAACTTCCAGATACTAGTGTTTAATATATTAATTCTCACTACCTAGGTGCATTAAGTATGCGCTGTCCCATACTAGTGTTTAATATATTAATTCTCACTACCTAGGTGATTAAGTATGCGCTGTCCCATTTTCAAAAGTCTTCCCAGTCAGAGATTGATTAGGTGGGGAAGGGTTTACCATCCTTTCAAGACCCTGTAGAAATGGACTGTTCCCCCGCCCGTCCCACTGCACACTCCAAGAAGGCAGGAGGACGGAACCCTTGGCGCCTTCGCCCCTGGCAGTAGTTTCAATAATGAGTAAGTCGGACACAGAGAGCCTAAGCGACTGCAGGAACCTCACAAAATGAGTCGGCAGCGAATCGGGCTGGCACGGAAGACCAGTCCGCACCACAAGCCTAGGCAGGCAGCGCAGGGAGAGCGGGTCGACACAGGTGCCAAAGGCTGCAGCAGCGAGCGGGAGACCCCGCCGGGCCCTGACTGAGGAGGCCTCGCATGGTCGGACAGGGGCTAGCGATACCTCCTCCTCGTCCTCGGAGTCCGGCCGGCCCCCCCTCCAACCTCAGCGAGAAGTGGctcatctcttcctcctcctcctcctcttcttcctcatccaGGTCTTCATCCTCTTCCAActcctcgtcctcgtcctcgAAGCGGCTCCTCAAACGGCCCAGGCTGCGCTCGGGCTCCAGCTCAGGGGGCCGGGAGCCGGAGCAGCCGGGAGCCCCCGCCTCGGGCAAAGGCGGCGGGCCCTCCTCACCCGCTGAGGGCGCGGGGGTGAGGGCAGGCGGGGAGacggggggcggcggcggcatGGCTGCGGCTCCCTCGGCCTTGGTAGCGCCGGCGTTGCCTGTCGTTACCGCCGGGACCCCCTCCATGCCGAGGGCAGAGACCAGGCGAGGCGAGACCAGGTGGCTGGATAGCGCGGGAGTTCCGCCCGCCTGCCTGAGCCGCCAGTACGCAGGCGCGGGAGGCCTGCGGGGCCCGCTGGGAACTGTGGTTCGTTGCTCCTCACCTAAGTCCGCGGCGTAGGCGGAGCCACTCAGGTATATGGGGCGGGGCTTGCAGGCCTCAGAGGAATCTCaccaattttttcctttgaaaggcTGACGCTCCCTTCACAAAATTGCTACCTCTCAGACAACAATATTCTCTTTGTATCACCTGATGTTCAGAGCACTGAAACAGATCCTATAACAATGTTGCATTATGAATAATAATGATTTCGATTTGAGTACCAATTATGCGTGTCTTCCATGCAAGGTTATTTCCATTAGGAAGTTAAATATATACGTTTACTTATTTGGAGGAATCAACTCTTGTATTTTTATCTTGCTACAGGATGAAAATTTAATCACCAAAGACAGTCTATTATTCCCTATTACATAAAGGAAAGTCAATTAtatttaattcaacaaacatttgttgaggaTCTACTGTGACAGGAAATGAGCCCTATCCAtgcaccccaaacccccagttttATTAGAAGAGAGATTTGGAGTTGGTGTTCTTTATTATTGGTAAGATAGTGCCAACTAATGTCAGGTAATGTTTGGAAGCCAGATTCAGGGAGGAGTCAAAAGCTCCTCAATGAGATAATGCTGGGGGGAAATCACATTTGTGAGAGAATGTGTTGTCACTGAgtaaaattaatgttaatttgGGAGCAGTAAACTGAAATATCTCCAGGATTTGTCAGTCCTATGGTGTGATGGctagttttatgtgtcaacttgactaggATATAGTATAGTTTTCCAACCAAACACATAggtgtttctgtgaaggtatttttgtACATTCGATTAATATTATCATCagttgactttattttatttatgtatttatttatttgctttttagagccacacccacagaatatggagagtcccaggcttgggactcatagctacagctgctggctgtagccacagccacaccagatccaagccgtgtttgcgacctacaccacagctcgtggcaatgcaggatctttaacccactgagcgagcccagggattgaacctgcaacctcatggttcccagttggatttgtttccactgtgccacaatgggaactccatcagttgactttaagtGAAAGATACTAtcctttataatttaaataaaattcatccaatcagttgaaaagCCTTAAAAGCAAAGCTGAGATTCCCCTGAGGAAGACATTCTTCCTATGGACTGCAGCATCAGCTCCTGCATGGGAGTTTCCATACTGTTCACTTGCTCCACAAATTGCTAAGACCTGCTTAGC from the Phacochoerus africanus isolate WHEZ1 chromosome 15, ROS_Pafr_v1, whole genome shotgun sequence genome contains:
- the PCGF6 gene encoding LOW QUALITY PROTEIN: polycomb group RING finger protein 6 (The sequence of the model RefSeq protein was modified relative to this genomic sequence to represent the inferred CDS: deleted 1 base in 1 codon) encodes the protein MEGVPAVTTGNAGATKAEGAAAMPPPPPVSPPALTPAPSAGEEGPPPLPEAGAPGCSGSRPPELEPERSLGRLRSRFEDEDEELEEDEDLDEEEEEEEEEEMSHFSLRLEGGRPDSEDEEERLINLSELTPYILCSICKGYLIDATTITECLHTFCKSCIVRHFYYSNRCPKCNIVVHQTQPLYNIRLDRQLQDIVYKLVINLEEREKKQMHDFYKERGLEVPKPAVPQPVPLSKGRSKKVLESVFRIPPELDMSLLLEFIGANEGTGHIKPLEKKFVRVSGEATIGHVEKFLRRKMGLDPACQVDIICGDHLLERYQTLREIRRAIGDAAMQDGLLVLHYGLVVSPLKIT